In the genome of Leptospira dzoumogneensis, one region contains:
- a CDS encoding PAS domain-containing sensor histidine kinase, whose amino-acid sequence MVGEDLRFDTETGLFQIIVSQTSDAILVTDAVLNENGPSIVFVNPAFCDLTGYSAEELIGGSPKILFGKETDRRILQNLKNCLLRGDSYSSSTINYKKDGTKYHSEWKVSPVKDQDGNITNLLSIQRDISEKIIREELTAKRLRSEMGLTAASQILLNTTHESFTIERAIEHFLVLVEAERIYLYKRTANPDVLALQAEIKSPYSSATLAETHPEISLSTKFSRWKPYLLRNDIIEFKASDLIDSEKSFYQGRRSDTFFLFPIRMSGDWFGFLGMEFFQRESSPEEQFTFRTFVDLLGFYLERMSILEELKIHKENLEETVIKRTKELSVQKEKAEAASTAKSDFLANMSHELRTPLNAIIGLSKLIKIEDETSNDKRYLDLIHKSGLHLLGLINDILELSKLNAGKSSFYFSEMDLRKELEQVVEFLEPELIRKHIHLVWDDPEELISMIWGDPKRIRQIFLNLVGNAVKFTSEQGSIYLSIKREGKDWIIEITDTGIGIPDSEQKKIFDAFYQVRNSRSRDTEGTGLGLSIVQKLVEAHGGSIRVKSQQGIGTTFYLNLPILEQTPKQFKPRKNFAGAYPDKLKNFCFIQLELSNQKNAELLTHFFKKQNQPLLKEFRKDKKIVLFQDSNSILKDRISEIWKTVFILPEETQDFEKKYSKENFDFVLSQPISLDELKLVLEELADQIHD is encoded by the coding sequence ATGGTCGGAGAAGATCTGCGGTTTGACACAGAAACCGGACTTTTTCAAATTATCGTTTCCCAAACTTCAGACGCAATTCTTGTTACAGACGCTGTTCTGAATGAGAACGGACCTTCTATTGTTTTTGTAAATCCTGCATTCTGTGACCTGACCGGATATAGTGCCGAAGAGTTGATCGGCGGCTCCCCTAAAATTTTATTCGGAAAAGAAACCGACAGAAGAATATTACAAAATCTTAAAAACTGCCTATTGCGCGGCGACTCTTACTCTTCTTCCACGATCAATTATAAAAAAGACGGAACCAAATACCATTCCGAATGGAAAGTCTCTCCGGTTAAGGATCAGGATGGAAATATTACGAATTTATTATCTATCCAAAGAGATATCAGCGAAAAGATCATCCGAGAGGAACTTACCGCAAAAAGACTTAGATCCGAAATGGGGCTTACTGCAGCTTCTCAGATCTTATTAAATACTACCCACGAAAGTTTTACGATAGAAAGAGCGATCGAACATTTTTTGGTATTGGTAGAAGCGGAAAGGATCTATCTGTATAAAAGAACCGCAAACCCTGATGTATTAGCATTACAGGCAGAGATCAAAAGCCCCTATTCCAGCGCTACTCTTGCAGAAACTCATCCCGAAATTTCTCTTTCCACTAAATTCTCCAGATGGAAACCGTATCTACTCAGAAATGATATAATCGAGTTCAAAGCTTCCGATCTAATAGATTCTGAAAAATCATTCTACCAAGGAAGAAGGTCGGACACGTTTTTTCTATTTCCGATCCGAATGTCCGGAGATTGGTTCGGATTTTTGGGGATGGAATTTTTTCAACGTGAATCAAGTCCGGAGGAACAATTTACTTTTAGAACATTCGTAGATCTTCTCGGGTTTTATTTGGAAAGAATGTCCATCTTAGAAGAACTAAAGATCCATAAAGAAAATCTGGAAGAAACGGTAATCAAAAGGACCAAGGAACTTTCCGTTCAGAAAGAAAAGGCAGAGGCTGCAAGCACTGCTAAAAGCGATTTTCTTGCAAATATGAGCCACGAGCTCCGTACACCTCTGAATGCGATCATAGGCCTTTCCAAACTGATCAAGATAGAAGACGAAACTTCTAATGATAAAAGGTATTTAGATCTGATCCATAAATCAGGATTACATCTATTAGGTTTAATTAATGATATTCTGGAACTTTCCAAACTGAATGCGGGAAAATCTTCCTTCTATTTTTCTGAAATGGATCTCAGAAAGGAGCTGGAGCAAGTAGTAGAATTTTTAGAACCGGAACTTATAAGAAAACATATACATTTAGTTTGGGACGATCCGGAAGAACTAATCTCAATGATCTGGGGAGATCCAAAGAGAATTCGACAGATCTTTTTGAATTTAGTCGGGAACGCGGTAAAATTCACTTCAGAACAGGGTTCTATCTATCTTTCCATCAAAAGAGAAGGAAAAGATTGGATCATAGAGATCACAGATACAGGGATCGGCATTCCCGATTCGGAACAGAAAAAAATTTTCGACGCATTCTATCAGGTCAGAAACTCCAGGTCAAGGGACACGGAAGGTACAGGCCTTGGACTTTCTATAGTCCAAAAACTGGTAGAAGCTCACGGGGGAAGTATCCGTGTCAAAAGCCAACAAGGGATCGGAACTACTTTCTACCTGAATCTTCCTATTCTGGAACAAACTCCTAAACAATTCAAACCCAGGAAAAACTTTGCAGGAGCTTATCCGGATAAATTAAAAAATTTCTGTTTTATCCAATTGGAATTATCCAACCAGAAAAATGCGGAACTACTCACTCACTTTTTTAAAAAACAAAATCAGCCTTTATTAAAGGAATTTCGAAAGGATAAGAAGATCGTCCTATTCCAGGATTCTAATTCTATCTTAAAAGATAGAATATCGGAAATTTGGAAAACAGTATTTATTCTTCCGGAAGAAACCCAAGATTTCGAAAAGAAATATTCTAAGGAGAATTTTGACTTCGTTCTTTCCCAGCCTATCTCCTTGGACGAATTAAAACTAGTATTAGAAGAATTGGCGGACCAAATCCATGACTAA
- the ispH gene encoding 4-hydroxy-3-methylbut-2-enyl diphosphate reductase → MLEKIYLANPRGFCAGVKYAISYVEQVQSNSEEQIYVRKEIVHNRRVVEDMKKRGIKFINELGEAPDGSTVVFSAHGVSPEVVEEAKRRGMKIGDATCPLVTRVHRKARRYKDSHQIIYIGHQGHDEAIGTMGEAQMFLVESPEDVQKLAGRLDINKPITYLMQTTLSVADTKLVVEKIAELFPSVEHPAKDDICYATTERQEAVSSMMDAIDAMMVIGADNSSNSLRLLQLAQKSKPSSFKVSSLEELNKDYIADSGIKILGITAGASTPQILVDEIISKLIQFYPKAVLDLFPGSREDSMSFKLPANLLM, encoded by the coding sequence ATGCTCGAAAAAATTTATCTAGCGAATCCCCGCGGTTTCTGTGCCGGAGTCAAATACGCAATTTCCTATGTGGAACAGGTCCAATCCAATTCAGAGGAACAGATCTATGTCCGCAAGGAGATCGTCCACAACCGAAGAGTCGTGGAAGATATGAAAAAAAGAGGCATCAAATTCATTAACGAACTGGGCGAAGCTCCCGACGGTTCCACAGTTGTATTCTCTGCTCATGGAGTTTCTCCTGAAGTGGTAGAAGAAGCAAAACGTAGAGGAATGAAGATCGGAGATGCAACCTGCCCTCTGGTAACCAGAGTTCACAGAAAAGCACGCAGGTATAAAGATTCTCATCAAATCATCTATATAGGCCACCAAGGACATGACGAAGCGATCGGAACCATGGGAGAAGCCCAGATGTTCCTTGTAGAATCACCTGAAGATGTCCAAAAATTGGCCGGAAGATTGGATATAAACAAACCGATTACCTATCTTATGCAAACCACCTTGTCCGTGGCGGACACCAAACTAGTGGTGGAAAAGATTGCGGAATTATTCCCAAGCGTAGAACATCCAGCCAAGGATGATATCTGTTACGCAACTACGGAAAGGCAAGAAGCGGTTTCTTCCATGATGGATGCAATTGATGCGATGATGGTGATCGGAGCGGATAATAGTTCTAATTCACTTAGGCTTCTACAATTGGCCCAAAAATCCAAACCTTCCTCTTTCAAAGTAAGCTCTCTTGAAGAATTAAATAAAGATTATATAGCAGACTCTGGGATCAAGATCCTGGGTATCACTGCGGGAGCGTCTACTCCTCAAATACTTGTGGACGAGATCATTTCTAAACTTATACAATTCTACCCTAAAGCGGTTTTGGATCTTTTCCCCGGTTCGAGGGAGGATTCCATGAGCTTTAAATTACCTGCGAATCTTTTAATGTAG